A stretch of Vicinamibacterales bacterium DNA encodes these proteins:
- a CDS encoding 2Fe-2S iron-sulfur cluster-binding protein, whose protein sequence is MFESAAPASLTAIHLAMAIFRRHRASGRSVLSPFVLPSFLFAVAPWLWPTPLGLAAALGAHLVWLVVCERLAPPVTPARARAPGPRPAARASRPATPAFATTPVLAVLDEATDIKTFRLARPEGFTFSPGQFLAVRVLIDGKPHVRCYSISSAPHAQGYLEISVRRQGLVSGTLHATIRAGSTLTINRPAGQFLYPQGDDRPLVLIAGGIGITPLLSMLRHAVAADPARPVTLLYSARGEHDVAFHGELRVLAERHPHVRVAITLTQPTEPTRLRTGRLDADMLRQHVASPLHSIFCLCGPGPMIEDVRLALGAMGVPAGQVRFEQFETAIAASQLNATIAAPAASAADAVQVTFADSGRTVSAPCSRTLLETAEAEGVAMVSSCRSGVCQSCRTRLKSGDADCRSDILDADDRAAGYILPCVTWPTADCVLEA, encoded by the coding sequence GTGTTCGAGAGCGCGGCGCCCGCATCACTCACGGCCATTCATCTCGCCATGGCGATCTTCCGGCGTCACCGTGCCTCCGGCCGGTCCGTCTTGAGCCCGTTCGTCCTGCCTTCGTTCCTGTTCGCGGTGGCGCCGTGGCTGTGGCCGACGCCCCTCGGCCTGGCGGCCGCGCTCGGCGCGCATCTCGTCTGGCTGGTCGTCTGCGAACGGCTGGCGCCGCCGGTCACGCCGGCTCGGGCGCGTGCGCCGGGCCCTCGGCCGGCCGCCCGCGCCTCGCGACCCGCCACGCCCGCCTTCGCGACCACGCCGGTGCTCGCCGTGCTGGACGAAGCAACGGACATCAAGACTTTCCGCCTCGCCCGGCCGGAAGGCTTCACGTTTTCGCCGGGTCAGTTCCTGGCCGTGCGCGTGCTGATCGACGGCAAGCCGCACGTGCGCTGCTACTCGATCAGCTCGGCGCCTCATGCCCAGGGCTACCTGGAGATCTCGGTGCGCCGGCAAGGCCTGGTGTCGGGCACGCTGCACGCAACGATCCGCGCCGGATCCACCCTCACCATCAACCGTCCCGCAGGTCAGTTCCTGTACCCGCAAGGTGACGATCGTCCTCTGGTGTTGATCGCCGGCGGCATCGGCATCACGCCGTTGCTGTCGATGCTCCGGCACGCCGTGGCCGCGGACCCGGCCCGGCCGGTGACGCTTTTGTATTCGGCGCGCGGCGAGCACGACGTCGCGTTCCACGGCGAGCTCCGCGTCCTGGCCGAACGCCATCCGCATGTGCGGGTGGCAATCACGCTCACGCAACCCACCGAACCGACGCGGCTGCGCACGGGCCGCCTCGATGCCGACATGCTGCGACAGCACGTGGCGTCGCCGCTGCACTCGATCTTCTGTCTCTGTGGCCCGGGCCCGATGATCGAGGACGTTCGTCTCGCGCTCGGGGCCATGGGCGTGCCGGCCGGCCAGGTGCGATTCGAGCAGTTCGAAACCGCGATCGCGGCGTCACAACTGAACGCGACCATCGCCGCACCCGCGGCGTCGGCCGCGGATGCGGTGCAGGTGACGTTCGCCGACAGCGGCCGGACGGTGTCGGCGCCGTGCTCGCGCACGCTGCTCGAAACCGCGGAGGCTGAGGGCGTGGCCATGGTCTCGTCGTGCCGGTCCGGCGTCTGCCAGTCGTGCCGCACGCGGCTCAAGTCCGGCGATGCCGACTGCCGCTCCGACATTCTCGACGCCGACGACCGCGCGGCGGGCTACATCCTGCCGTGCGTGACGTGGCCGACGGCTGACTGCGTGCTCGAGGCTTGA
- a CDS encoding cytochrome c3 family protein produces the protein MGGRWRPKQWWIVLATAVVLHLAAPTEASAQLGALVSPGHLHKTHAALEGVSNCLQCHSRGRQVAPEKCLACHKPIAERIAAKKGIHRNVTTDCVTCHVEHAGVDAELRPFDQQKFDHARDAAYPLDGLHAPLAANCAACHKTRSYLSLQTACASCHADPHKGTLGPQCSTCHGTAVKFTAATTSFDHGKTAFPLTGAHGKVACASCHKEKRYKGIAFASCSSCHTDPHRSTLGTACATCHTEASWRTSKVDHARTAFPLRGKHATVECAKCHVKAAATVKPRADTCAACHTDPHRGAFKQDCASCHTESTFQKGTFDHAATRFPLADKHTGLQCVACHKTARPAANDFRGLRANCDSCHTDVHRGELGLSCEKCHTARTFEVKTFAHANQRALFSGQHAPLTCAQCHVSTMQPTRTAAAIPALRVGYTTTGTACVSCHKDPHLGQLKSTCETCHTVDTPKFAVQGFAHATTAFPLTGKHAPLACEACHKVETGAFPSGPGTARRFTGVGTTCVACHKDPHGGQLDQACQSCHTSDTFALPRYTHKRARELREFFTGRHASATCAACHKPLPGTPAGSKPVAAYKVATTCTTCHTDVHRGALGSACATCHKP, from the coding sequence ATGGGCGGGCGATGGCGACCGAAGCAGTGGTGGATCGTCCTGGCGACGGCAGTTGTGTTGCACCTGGCGGCGCCGACCGAGGCGTCGGCGCAGTTGGGGGCGCTGGTGTCGCCTGGCCACCTGCACAAGACCCACGCCGCCCTCGAGGGCGTAAGCAACTGCCTGCAGTGCCACTCGCGCGGGCGGCAGGTGGCGCCCGAGAAGTGCCTGGCCTGCCACAAGCCGATTGCGGAACGCATCGCCGCGAAGAAAGGCATCCACCGCAACGTGACCACCGACTGCGTGACGTGCCACGTCGAGCACGCCGGGGTGGATGCGGAGCTGCGGCCGTTCGACCAGCAGAAATTCGACCACGCGCGAGACGCCGCATACCCGCTGGACGGCCTGCACGCGCCGCTGGCCGCCAATTGCGCGGCCTGCCACAAGACGCGGTCGTACCTGTCCCTCCAGACCGCTTGCGCATCGTGCCATGCGGACCCGCACAAAGGGACGCTCGGCCCGCAGTGCTCGACGTGCCACGGCACGGCGGTGAAGTTCACCGCCGCGACCACCTCGTTCGACCACGGCAAGACCGCGTTCCCGCTGACGGGCGCGCACGGCAAGGTCGCCTGCGCGTCGTGCCACAAGGAGAAGCGCTACAAGGGCATCGCCTTCGCGTCGTGCAGCAGCTGCCACACCGACCCGCACCGCTCGACGCTGGGGACCGCGTGCGCGACGTGCCACACCGAGGCATCGTGGCGCACCAGCAAGGTCGATCACGCGCGCACGGCGTTCCCGCTGCGCGGCAAGCACGCCACGGTCGAGTGCGCGAAGTGCCACGTCAAAGCGGCCGCCACGGTGAAGCCCCGCGCCGACACCTGCGCGGCCTGCCACACCGATCCGCATCGCGGCGCCTTCAAGCAGGACTGCGCGTCGTGCCACACCGAGTCCACCTTTCAGAAGGGCACCTTCGATCACGCGGCCACGCGGTTCCCGCTCGCCGACAAGCACACCGGCCTGCAGTGCGTGGCGTGCCACAAGACGGCGCGTCCGGCCGCCAACGACTTCCGCGGGCTGAGGGCGAACTGCGATTCGTGCCACACCGACGTGCACCGCGGCGAGCTGGGGCTGTCGTGCGAGAAGTGCCACACGGCCAGGACCTTCGAGGTGAAGACGTTCGCGCATGCGAACCAGCGGGCCCTCTTCAGCGGCCAGCATGCGCCGCTCACCTGCGCGCAATGCCATGTCAGCACGATGCAGCCCACTCGCACGGCCGCTGCCATTCCGGCGTTGCGTGTCGGCTACACGACGACGGGCACGGCATGCGTGTCGTGCCACAAGGACCCGCACCTGGGCCAGTTGAAGAGCACGTGCGAGACATGCCACACGGTGGACACGCCGAAGTTCGCGGTCCAGGGCTTCGCCCATGCCACCACGGCCTTCCCGCTGACCGGGAAACACGCGCCGCTGGCGTGCGAGGCCTGCCACAAGGTGGAAACGGGCGCGTTCCCGTCGGGACCGGGGACGGCACGCCGCTTCACCGGGGTCGGCACCACGTGCGTGGCCTGCCACAAGGATCCGCATGGCGGGCAGTTGGACCAGGCCTGCCAGTCGTGCCACACCAGCGACACCTTCGCGCTGCCGCGCTACACCCACAAGCGGGCGCGGGAACTGCGCGAGTTCTTCACGGGACGGCATGCCTCAGCGACCTGCGCGGCGTGTCACAAGCCGCTGCCCGGCACGCCGGCCGGATCAAAACCGGTGGCTGCGTACAAGGTGGCGACCACGTGCACGACCTGCCACACCGACGTGCATCGCGGCGCGCTGGGGTCCGCGTGCGCCACCTGCCACAAGCCTTGA
- a CDS encoding aminotransferase class V-fold PLP-dependent enzyme translates to MRADFPSVLRETYLNSAAMHPVGTFAADAIKQVVDFRLYGPGEGRSDFGAAKQDELKKKFGALINASASEIAYTANTSDGENIVVMGLDLPRRGGNIVIDELHFTSSLYMYKELAKKGVELRIVKHKNWAIDPEDMAKAIDKNTRLVSLALVSNVNGFMHDAKKVSAIAHARGAHVFADIIQAVGAMPLDVKALGIDFAAAGTYKWLMGERGIGFLYVREDLQGTVLPTTRYGHRQVTNFNRAQLSWEPLPGAARYETGGIPVMMAACVNAGIDYVNKCGIPNIRAHAKQLTDRLQKELPPLGYKALTPMGTETPIVAFELKDAAATAKALQAGKVAGTVIANENRLRLAVSVFNTHEDIDRTVAVLGGKSSSM, encoded by the coding sequence GTGCGCGCCGACTTCCCGTCGGTGCTGCGCGAGACCTACCTGAACTCCGCCGCCATGCATCCGGTGGGCACGTTTGCCGCGGATGCCATCAAGCAGGTGGTGGACTTCCGCCTTTACGGCCCCGGCGAGGGGCGCAGTGACTTCGGGGCCGCGAAGCAGGACGAGCTCAAGAAGAAGTTCGGCGCGCTGATCAACGCCTCCGCCTCAGAGATCGCCTACACCGCCAACACCTCCGACGGCGAGAACATCGTCGTCATGGGATTGGATCTTCCCAGGCGCGGAGGGAACATCGTCATCGACGAGCTCCACTTCACGAGCTCGCTGTACATGTACAAGGAGCTCGCAAAGAAAGGCGTCGAGCTCCGCATTGTGAAGCACAAGAACTGGGCGATCGATCCGGAAGACATGGCGAAGGCCATCGACAAGAACACGCGCCTGGTGTCGCTGGCACTGGTGTCAAACGTCAACGGCTTCATGCACGATGCGAAGAAAGTAAGCGCGATCGCGCACGCGCGCGGGGCGCACGTGTTCGCCGACATCATCCAGGCGGTGGGCGCGATGCCGCTCGACGTCAAGGCGCTCGGCATCGACTTCGCCGCCGCCGGCACCTACAAGTGGCTGATGGGTGAGCGCGGCATCGGCTTCCTCTACGTCCGCGAAGACCTGCAGGGCACCGTGCTCCCGACGACGAGGTATGGGCACCGGCAGGTGACCAACTTCAACCGCGCGCAGTTGTCGTGGGAGCCGCTGCCCGGCGCCGCGCGCTACGAGACCGGCGGCATTCCGGTGATGATGGCGGCGTGCGTGAATGCCGGCATCGACTACGTGAACAAGTGCGGCATCCCGAACATCCGCGCGCACGCGAAGCAGCTGACCGATCGCCTGCAGAAAGAGCTGCCGCCGCTCGGCTACAAGGCGCTGACGCCGATGGGCACGGAGACGCCGATCGTCGCCTTCGAGCTGAAGGACGCGGCGGCGACCGCGAAGGCGCTGCAGGCGGGCAAGGTGGCCGGGACGGTGATCGCCAACGAGAACCGCCTCCGGCTGGCGGTGTCGGTGTTCAACACGCACGAAGACATCGACCGCACGGTTGCCGTGTTGGGCGGCAAGAGTTCGTCGATGTAG
- a CDS encoding multiheme c-type cytochrome, protein MIHAFRLVLLLFGVLLLPAWPAAAQFETPNRQFHDQSTFRLEGRHLGVACESCHLKGVYKGTPNKCFDCHWTRRQDDRFRLQLGSQCEQCHRPVGWTAVRFDHGAFTGMPLSGAHQQLGCVSCHHTNNFRQSDSACVTCHLQDFQSAREPNHVAAGFPTTCEACHRASDTSFNQATFNHQASFPLVGQHATQACASCHKGNVYRGTARDCVGCHRAAYDRTTSPPHAAAGFPTTCETCHRATDPSFRGVAFNHAAIFPLVGQHAQQACTSCHINNVYRGTARDCVGCHRAAYDRTTSPPHAAAGFPTTCETCHRATDSSFRGVAFNHAAIFPLVGQHAQQACSACHVNNVYRGTARDCVGCHRAAYDRTTSPPHAAAGFPTTCETCHRATDSSFRGAGFNHAAIFPLVGVHAQQACTSCHRNNVYRGTGRECVACHRSNYDRTTSPAHAATGFGLTCETCHRASDTTWRQGTFAHRFPITGRHNTPCSSCHQAGQPSQNFTCLTCHEHSQSEMDKEHRGRAGYRYESRACYSCHPNGRS, encoded by the coding sequence ATGATTCACGCTTTTCGCCTTGTCCTGCTCCTGTTCGGTGTCCTGCTGTTGCCGGCCTGGCCTGCCGCCGCGCAGTTCGAAACGCCGAACCGGCAGTTCCACGACCAGAGCACGTTCCGTCTCGAAGGCCGCCATCTTGGCGTGGCCTGTGAGTCGTGCCACCTCAAGGGCGTCTACAAGGGCACGCCCAACAAGTGTTTCGACTGCCACTGGACGCGCCGGCAGGACGATCGCTTCCGCCTGCAGCTCGGCTCGCAGTGCGAGCAGTGTCATCGTCCGGTTGGCTGGACCGCGGTGCGCTTCGACCACGGCGCCTTCACGGGCATGCCGCTCAGCGGCGCGCACCAGCAGCTCGGCTGCGTCTCGTGCCATCACACCAACAACTTCCGCCAGTCAGACAGCGCGTGCGTGACGTGCCACCTGCAGGACTTCCAGTCGGCGCGCGAGCCGAACCACGTCGCGGCGGGGTTCCCGACCACGTGCGAGGCGTGCCATCGCGCGAGCGACACGTCGTTCAACCAGGCGACGTTCAATCATCAGGCGTCGTTTCCCCTGGTCGGCCAGCACGCCACGCAGGCCTGTGCGTCGTGCCACAAGGGCAACGTGTATCGCGGCACGGCGCGGGATTGTGTCGGGTGTCATCGCGCCGCCTACGACCGCACCACGTCGCCGCCGCATGCTGCCGCCGGGTTCCCGACCACGTGCGAGACGTGTCATCGCGCCACCGACCCCAGCTTCCGGGGCGTCGCCTTCAATCACGCGGCGATCTTCCCGCTGGTCGGCCAGCACGCGCAGCAGGCGTGCACGAGTTGCCACATCAACAACGTCTATCGCGGCACCGCCCGCGACTGCGTCGGCTGCCACCGGGCGGCCTACGATCGCACCACCTCGCCCCCGCACGCCGCCGCCGGGTTCCCGACCACGTGCGAGACGTGTCATCGCGCCACCGACAGCAGCTTCCGGGGCGTCGCCTTCAATCATGCGGCGATCTTCCCGCTGGTCGGCCAGCACGCGCAGCAAGCGTGCAGCGCCTGTCACGTGAACAACGTCTATCGCGGTACGGCCCGCGACTGCGTCGGCTGCCACCGGGCGGCCTACGATCGCACCACCTCGCCCCCGCACGCCGCCGCCGGGTTCCCGACCACGTGCGAGACGTGTCATCGCGCCACCGACAGCAGCTTCCGCGGCGCTGGCTTCAATCACGCCGCGATCTTCCCGCTGGTCGGCGTCCACGCGCAGCAGGCATGCACCTCGTGCCATCGCAATAACGTCTACCGCGGCACCGGCCGTGAGTGCGTCGCTTGCCATCGATCCAACTACGACCGCACGACCTCGCCCGCCCATGCGGCGACCGGCTTCGGCCTGACCTGCGAGACGTGTCACCGCGCCTCCGACACGACCTGGCGGCAGGGTACGTTCGCGCACCGCTTCCCCATCACGGGACGGCACAACACCCCCTGCTCGAGCTGCCACCAGGCCGGCCAGCCGTCGCAGAACTTCACGTGCCTGACCTGCCACGAACACTCGCAATCTGAAATGGACAAGGAACATCGCGGCCGCGCCGGCTATCGCTACGAATCGCGCGCCTGCTACAGCTGCCACCCGAACGGGCGGAGTTGA
- a CDS encoding S8 family serine peptidase — protein MRGRGLILGAMFGLLLFAAAPSGQQPASPGPSSVDGEILVRFRSDTPAARRDSRLTAVGGRRIRRFEAIDLDHVRIPGGRGVDEAISALRASGDVVSAQPNFVRHITAAPPPNDFFWVNDTAYGFYGLKKIRADQVWAAYTTGSSAVVIAGIDTGVKYTHPDLAANMWTNPGEIAGNGVDDDANGYIDDVYGIDTFNHDSNPMDDHGHGTHTAGTFGAVGNNGPGFATGTGLVGVNWTVKILACKFLNAAGNGTDAGAIECFNYITALRNRGVNIRVSSNSWGGERDLLAPFPQVMKDAIDAAGTAGIINVFAAGNGGADGVGDNIDTVPFDPASFTSPSIVSVAASDANDNRAGFSNYGATSVDLAAPGVGILSTWNGGNYTCYGNPCGYQYSNGTSMAAPHVAGAAALLIAQQPALPVSGVKSVLLSGAAPVPAWSGIVATGGRLDVFAAANLVAANTPPSVTITSPAPGATFMAPASITITANATDATGTVAKVEFFAGATPLGIDTTSPFSIISSGMPAGSYALTAKATDDLGAVSTSAAVPITVYPTSTPSIILSGSSLTFVKQLVGTTSAVSQSVSITNNGPGPLVFGSFNGAPPSSSFSVGGGDFQVQTDCSLTPAGLAPGAFCTFTFRFSPTAAGPRAATLSIGTNAAGAPHAIGLSGTAFVVDEPTVSQTIASGGARQQALQNADGGWYFEVTDTHCGLGPGVSCGNIIGVTALSLLSTYERNGDAATLTAAVAAGNRLIAEFNSAPALPPYSQDLEFLVALSEATADPQYAALAATWFQNIPAAFPNAADRVDWSFTRRDGQRIRSLAVWDLASLIRTAKAVGQADYALAAAVRIRDREADWKDVDPAHRWDQCELAAGCGPADNPRAFDYTLIGMGSLLWAMHDLPGFDAQISDYRAHLLAQQDAEGSWDAGNLQITSYVVMGLGAVGGAGTAIQSAVAYFIANQLPSNGFPFTVTGGVAGGEYTTVNAEVVRAVATLFSTPAGSSVQVAPAQLSRVTFSRVKAPGATTVVARRNAAPAQLPKRFTLVSGLSYQVSTSATVSGHITVCLAVPWAATTGARADVRLLHLESGRYVDRTIGKSPSAAESTSPQVCARVKSLDGFAVALRKDRP, from the coding sequence ATGCGCGGCCGCGGTCTCATTCTCGGCGCCATGTTCGGCCTGCTCCTGTTCGCCGCCGCTCCCAGCGGCCAGCAGCCGGCATCCCCCGGCCCTTCCAGTGTTGACGGCGAGATACTCGTCAGGTTCAGGAGCGACACGCCGGCGGCCCGGCGTGATTCGCGGCTGACGGCCGTCGGCGGACGGCGCATTCGGCGCTTCGAGGCGATTGACCTCGACCACGTGCGCATCCCGGGCGGACGCGGCGTGGACGAGGCGATCAGCGCGTTGCGCGCCAGCGGCGACGTGGTGTCGGCGCAGCCCAACTTCGTTCGCCACATCACCGCCGCGCCGCCGCCCAACGACTTCTTCTGGGTCAACGACACGGCCTACGGTTTCTACGGCCTGAAAAAGATCCGCGCCGACCAGGTGTGGGCCGCCTACACTACGGGCAGCAGCGCCGTCGTGATCGCCGGCATCGACACCGGCGTGAAGTACACGCATCCGGACCTGGCCGCCAACATGTGGACCAACCCGGGCGAGATTGCCGGTAACGGCGTCGATGACGACGCCAATGGCTACATCGATGACGTCTACGGCATCGACACGTTCAACCACGACAGCAACCCGATGGACGACCACGGGCACGGCACGCACACCGCGGGCACGTTCGGTGCCGTCGGCAACAACGGCCCGGGGTTCGCCACCGGCACGGGCCTCGTCGGCGTGAACTGGACCGTGAAGATCCTGGCGTGCAAGTTCCTGAACGCGGCGGGCAACGGCACCGACGCCGGCGCCATCGAGTGCTTCAACTACATCACCGCGCTGAGGAATCGCGGCGTCAACATCCGCGTGAGCAGCAATAGCTGGGGCGGCGAGCGCGACCTGCTGGCGCCGTTCCCGCAGGTGATGAAGGACGCCATCGACGCGGCGGGAACCGCCGGCATCATCAACGTGTTCGCGGCCGGCAACGGCGGCGCCGACGGCGTGGGCGATAACATCGACACGGTGCCGTTCGACCCGGCCAGCTTCACCTCGCCGAGCATCGTCTCGGTGGCGGCGTCAGACGCCAACGACAACCGCGCCGGCTTCAGCAACTACGGCGCGACCTCGGTAGACCTGGCGGCTCCGGGTGTCGGGATCCTGAGCACGTGGAACGGTGGCAACTACACCTGCTACGGGAACCCCTGCGGCTACCAATACTCGAACGGCACCAGCATGGCGGCGCCGCACGTGGCCGGCGCGGCGGCGCTGTTGATCGCGCAACAGCCGGCGCTGCCGGTGAGCGGCGTGAAGTCGGTGCTGTTGAGCGGCGCGGCGCCGGTTCCCGCGTGGAGCGGCATTGTGGCCACGGGTGGGCGCCTGGACGTATTCGCGGCGGCGAACCTCGTGGCGGCGAACACGCCTCCCAGCGTCACCATCACCAGTCCGGCGCCCGGCGCCACGTTCATGGCTCCGGCCTCGATCACCATCACGGCGAACGCCACCGATGCGACGGGCACCGTCGCGAAGGTCGAGTTCTTCGCCGGGGCCACGCCGCTGGGGATCGATACGACCAGCCCGTTCAGCATCATCTCCTCGGGGATGCCCGCCGGCAGCTACGCCCTTACAGCGAAAGCCACCGACGATCTTGGCGCGGTCTCGACTTCGGCCGCCGTGCCGATCACCGTCTACCCAACTTCCACGCCGTCGATCATCCTGTCGGGCTCGAGCCTGACGTTCGTGAAGCAGCTGGTGGGGACGACGAGCGCCGTGTCGCAGTCGGTAAGCATCACCAACAACGGGCCCGGCCCGCTGGTGTTCGGCAGCTTCAACGGCGCGCCGCCGTCGAGCAGCTTCAGCGTGGGCGGCGGCGACTTCCAGGTGCAGACCGACTGCTCGCTCACGCCCGCGGGCCTCGCACCCGGCGCGTTCTGCACCTTCACGTTCCGGTTTTCACCCACGGCGGCCGGCCCGCGCGCGGCCACCTTGTCGATCGGCACCAACGCCGCGGGAGCCCCGCACGCGATTGGCTTGAGCGGGACGGCGTTCGTCGTGGATGAACCCACGGTATCGCAGACCATCGCCAGCGGCGGCGCCCGCCAGCAGGCGCTGCAAAACGCCGACGGCGGCTGGTACTTCGAGGTCACCGACACGCACTGCGGGCTTGGCCCCGGCGTCTCGTGCGGCAACATCATCGGCGTCACCGCGCTCAGCCTGTTGAGCACGTACGAGCGGAACGGCGATGCGGCGACGCTGACCGCCGCGGTCGCCGCGGGCAATCGGCTGATCGCCGAGTTCAACTCGGCGCCGGCGCTGCCGCCCTATAGCCAGGACCTGGAGTTCCTGGTCGCCCTCTCTGAAGCGACCGCGGATCCGCAATACGCCGCGCTCGCGGCGACGTGGTTCCAGAACATCCCGGCCGCGTTCCCCAACGCCGCCGACCGCGTGGACTGGAGCTTCACGCGGCGGGACGGGCAGCGCATCCGATCGCTGGCGGTGTGGGACCTGGCGTCGCTGATCAGGACGGCCAAGGCGGTGGGCCAGGCCGACTACGCGCTGGCGGCCGCCGTGCGGATTCGCGATCGCGAAGCGGATTGGAAAGACGTGGATCCCGCGCATCGATGGGACCAGTGCGAGCTCGCCGCGGGATGCGGCCCCGCCGACAACCCGCGGGCGTTCGACTACACGCTGATCGGCATGGGCTCGCTGCTGTGGGCGATGCACGACCTGCCGGGGTTCGACGCGCAGATTTCCGATTACCGCGCGCACCTGCTGGCCCAGCAGGACGCGGAGGGGTCGTGGGACGCGGGCAACCTGCAGATCACGTCCTACGTGGTGATGGGACTCGGCGCCGTGGGCGGCGCCGGCACCGCCATCCAGTCGGCGGTCGCGTACTTCATCGCCAACCAGCTGCCGTCAAACGGATTTCCGTTCACCGTCACCGGCGGCGTGGCGGGCGGTGAATACACGACGGTCAACGCGGAAGTGGTCCGCGCGGTGGCCACGTTGTTCAGCACGCCGGCGGGCTCCAGCGTGCAGGTCGCGCCGGCCCAGTTGTCGCGGGTCACGTTCAGCCGGGTCAAGGCGCCTGGCGCCACCACCGTGGTCGCGCGCCGGAACGCGGCCCCGGCCCAGCTGCCGAAACGGTTCACGCTGGTGAGTGGACTCTCGTACCAGGTCAGCACCTCCGCCACGGTCAGCGGCCACATCACGGTGTGCCTGGCGGTGCCGTGGGCGGCGACCACCGGCGCGCGTGCGGACGTCCGCCTCCTCCACCTCGAGAGTGGACGGTATGTCGATCGCACGATTGGCAAGAGCCCGTCGGCGGCCGAGTCAACGTCGCCGCAGGTGTGCGCGCGGGTGAAATCGCTGGATGGCTTCGCCGTGGCGCTTCGCAAAGACCGGCCCTAG
- a CDS encoding type II toxin-antitoxin system VapC family toxin: MTLVVDASAVGAVLFNEADGATVSAHTEGETLIAPHLIDFELANICWKRIRREPKDGAALLTMLTGLVHVNINRVAVPATEVAALAVRTGLTAYDASYLWLALSRDLELVTLDNQLARVNQAMRERFV; encoded by the coding sequence ATGACCCTCGTCGTTGACGCCTCGGCGGTGGGGGCCGTGCTCTTCAACGAAGCGGATGGGGCAACGGTTAGCGCGCACACCGAGGGCGAAACGCTGATCGCTCCCCATCTGATCGACTTTGAGCTGGCCAATATCTGCTGGAAGCGCATTCGCCGCGAGCCGAAGGATGGCGCGGCCCTGCTGACCATGCTCACCGGCCTCGTCCACGTGAACATAAACCGGGTGGCTGTGCCGGCGACCGAGGTGGCTGCCTTGGCAGTGCGAACGGGACTCACGGCTTATGACGCGAGTTACCTGTGGCTGGCACTCTCGAGAGATCTCGAACTGGTAACGCTGGACAATCAGTTGGCGCGCGTCAATCAAGCGATGCGGGAGCGCTTCGTCTGA
- a CDS encoding carboxymuconolactone decarboxylase family protein codes for MARLTFPIVEQMDADQRRVYDATVAGRRGTAPANVMAWLRSPELAGRAQHLGEFVRYSTTLPPRLSELAILVVARHWTSQYEWAVHRAEALEAGLDEGVIDDIAARRQPHFSEADEHAVYEFSAALMTRCQVPADQYARAVAAIGEKGVVELVGLLGYYTLVAMTLNTFEIEPPPGSEPLPAAPPTGP; via the coding sequence ATGGCGCGCCTGACATTTCCAATCGTTGAGCAGATGGATGCCGACCAGCGCCGCGTCTACGACGCCACGGTGGCCGGCCGCCGCGGCACCGCGCCGGCGAATGTGATGGCGTGGCTCCGCAGCCCGGAACTGGCGGGCCGCGCCCAGCACCTGGGCGAGTTCGTGCGCTATTCCACGACGCTGCCGCCGCGGTTGTCGGAGCTGGCCATCCTCGTGGTCGCCCGCCACTGGACGTCGCAGTACGAATGGGCCGTGCACCGGGCCGAAGCGCTCGAGGCCGGGCTCGACGAAGGCGTCATCGACGACATCGCCGCGCGCCGACAGCCGCACTTCTCCGAAGCGGATGAGCACGCCGTCTACGAGTTCTCGGCGGCGCTGATGACGCGCTGCCAGGTGCCGGCAGACCAATATGCGCGCGCGGTCGCCGCCATCGGCGAGAAAGGCGTGGTCGAACTGGTCGGCCTGCTCGGTTACTACACGCTGGTGGCGATGACGCTCAACACGTTCGAGATCGAGCCGCCGCCCGGGAGCGAGCCATTGCCGGCGGCGCCGCCAACGGGTCCGTAG